The following are encoded in a window of Telmatobacter sp. DSM 110680 genomic DNA:
- a CDS encoding PadR family transcriptional regulator, which yields MKKTTLPILQGTLDMMILRALATMGPQHAYGIASRLEQVSGDQLNLNQGTIYPALVRLEQHGWTRGSWGKTENNREARYYTITKSGLKALDEETARWRQMVGVVEKLLTEEQ from the coding sequence GTGAAGAAAACGACGCTACCCATTTTGCAAGGCACACTCGACATGATGATTCTGCGCGCTCTGGCGACCATGGGCCCTCAGCACGCCTATGGAATTGCCAGCCGCTTGGAGCAAGTCTCCGGCGATCAGCTGAATTTAAATCAGGGCACCATCTATCCGGCGCTCGTGCGGCTGGAGCAGCATGGCTGGACCCGCGGATCCTGGGGTAAGACAGAAAACAATCGTGAGGCCCGGTACTACACCATCACCAAGTCGGGATTGAAGGCGCTTGATGAAGAGACAGCACGTTGGCGACAGATGGTTGGTGTGGTCGAAAAATTGCTGACAGAGGAGCAGTAA
- a CDS encoding ABC transporter permease encodes MSILEAFKLALQSLWGNKMRSILTLVGVVMGVASVIMVLTLVQGAKRFISTKLSGYGADVFTVNRMSSVILSADEYFSYQKRKIIRIEDYEAIKDGCDACSEVGASLFKSTNVVYNGHSSNNTGIRGYTASMMSLNNVDIALGRGFTPADEEHAFHNAIVGYDIVDNLIGGDDPLGKEIRVDGIPFTIIGVGDRQGKTLGQSQDNWVAVPITTYQQIYGYNDSVDIYARVTGGSQVMTHAEDQARVIMRARRHRAPGQPDDFEIQTNDTFLDIANQLLGVFAWVVLGLGSIALVVGGVVIMNIMLVSVTERTREIGVRKALGAKQRDVLMQFLIESASLSSVGGIFGVLLGVLVGKLITIFVGFPTAVPIWAIFLGLILASAVGIFFGVYPASKAARLDPVVALRAEM; translated from the coding sequence ATGAGCATTCTCGAAGCCTTCAAACTCGCGCTTCAATCCCTGTGGGGAAACAAGATGCGCTCGATTCTCACCCTGGTTGGCGTGGTGATGGGCGTGGCGTCGGTAATTATGGTGCTCACCCTGGTGCAGGGGGCGAAGCGATTTATCTCGACCAAGCTCTCCGGCTATGGTGCCGACGTGTTCACGGTGAACCGGATGTCGAGCGTGATTCTTTCCGCCGACGAATATTTCAGTTATCAGAAGCGCAAGATCATTCGCATCGAAGACTACGAGGCCATCAAGGATGGCTGCGATGCCTGTAGCGAAGTGGGCGCTTCGCTCTTCAAGAGCACAAACGTGGTGTACAACGGCCACTCCAGCAACAACACAGGCATTCGCGGCTATACCGCGTCGATGATGTCGCTGAACAACGTTGACATTGCGCTAGGCCGGGGTTTCACGCCGGCTGACGAAGAGCACGCCTTCCACAATGCCATCGTGGGCTACGACATTGTCGACAACCTGATCGGCGGCGACGATCCGCTGGGCAAGGAAATCCGTGTCGATGGGATTCCATTCACCATCATCGGAGTGGGTGACCGGCAAGGCAAAACACTGGGCCAGTCGCAGGACAATTGGGTGGCCGTCCCAATCACGACCTACCAGCAGATCTACGGCTATAACGATTCGGTGGACATCTATGCGCGCGTCACAGGCGGCTCGCAGGTGATGACGCATGCCGAGGACCAGGCGCGTGTCATCATGCGTGCGCGTCGACACCGGGCTCCCGGGCAACCGGATGATTTTGAAATTCAGACCAACGACACGTTTCTCGATATCGCCAACCAGTTGCTGGGCGTCTTTGCGTGGGTAGTGTTGGGACTTGGCTCGATTGCATTGGTGGTGGGTGGCGTGGTGATTATGAACATCATGCTGGTCAGCGTGACTGAGCGAACGCGGGAGATCGGCGTGCGTAAGGCGCTGGGGGCGAAGCAGCGGGATGTGCTGATGCAGTTCCTGATCGAGAGCGCTTCACTGTCATCGGTAGGGGGTATCTTCGGAGTGCTCCTGGGCGTGCTGGTGGGAAAGCTGATCACGATTTTTGTGGGTTTTCCGACCGCTGTGCCGATCTGGGCGATTTTTCTTGGCCTGATTCTCGCTAGCGCAGTCGGAATATTTTTTGGGGTATACCCGGCGAGCAAGGCTGCAAGACTGGATCCCGTGGTGGCACTTCGGGCAGAGATGTAA
- the hpnI gene encoding bacteriohopanetetrol glucosamine biosynthesis glycosyltransferase HpnI, which translates to MNTHTFALAVEALTTVLAIAGMAYFVFAIVAARVFLSLRRTPLAAFAPGVSILKSLKGLDPGMLDAFRSHCGQTYTGEFELLFGVSSLDDPAVAAVHQLQSEFPDRSIQLIVCPARLGSNGKVSTLAQLVPYARHAFLLVNDSDITVSPHYLEQVMAHFAPLPQQPDHEAPKAVGLVTALYRGRAHGTLGSHLESLGIATDFMPSVLVARLIESGLRYGLGSTLAVSRESLEKIGGFETLVDHLADDYELGERIYKAGYRVALSSEVVETSVPAYAWNGFCDHQLRWLRTVRDARPGGYLGLLFTQGFTLAVLNILASGASPVSLWILALSFFLRLTLAMTVGAEVLGDHSVLPSLWLLPVRDLVATGLWVAGFAGNTIVWRGERFTVKRGKLVA; encoded by the coding sequence GTGAACACCCACACCTTCGCCCTGGCCGTTGAAGCGCTTACGACGGTTCTGGCAATTGCAGGGATGGCTTATTTTGTTTTCGCTATCGTTGCGGCGCGCGTGTTTCTCTCCTTGCGGCGCACTCCGCTCGCGGCCTTCGCACCGGGTGTGTCGATTCTGAAGTCTCTCAAGGGTCTCGATCCCGGCATGCTCGACGCGTTTCGCTCGCATTGCGGACAGACCTACACCGGCGAATTTGAGTTGCTGTTCGGCGTTTCATCTCTTGACGACCCCGCCGTTGCGGCCGTTCACCAGTTGCAGAGTGAATTTCCTGACCGCTCCATTCAATTAATCGTGTGTCCCGCACGGCTTGGCAGCAACGGAAAAGTCAGCACTTTGGCGCAACTCGTGCCATACGCCCGGCATGCATTTCTGCTCGTCAACGATTCCGACATAACTGTAAGTCCGCATTATCTTGAGCAGGTCATGGCTCACTTCGCGCCCTTGCCTCAACAACCGGATCATGAAGCACCGAAGGCCGTCGGTCTTGTCACTGCGCTCTATCGCGGTCGCGCCCACGGCACGCTCGGGTCTCATCTTGAATCGCTCGGCATCGCGACGGACTTCATGCCTAGCGTTTTGGTAGCGCGTTTGATTGAGAGTGGATTGCGCTACGGGCTCGGTTCCACGCTCGCGGTCAGTCGCGAGTCACTTGAGAAAATCGGTGGCTTCGAGACTCTTGTCGATCATCTCGCCGACGACTATGAACTGGGGGAGCGCATCTACAAAGCTGGATACCGTGTCGCTCTTTCGAGCGAAGTCGTAGAAACCAGCGTGCCAGCCTATGCCTGGAACGGATTCTGTGATCATCAGCTTCGCTGGCTTCGCACCGTGCGCGATGCTCGCCCCGGCGGTTACTTAGGGTTGCTTTTCACGCAAGGGTTCACACTTGCGGTACTCAACATTCTTGCCAGCGGAGCGAGCCCGGTCAGCCTCTGGATTCTTGCGCTGAGTTTTTTCCTTCGGCTGACCCTGGCAATGACCGTCGGTGCCGAAGTCCTCGGCGACCACTCGGTGCTTCCGAGTCTTTGGCTACTGCCGGTGCGCGACCTTGTCGCTACGGGTCTATGGGTCGCGGGCTTCGCAGGAAACACGATCGTCTGGCGCGGTGAACGATTTACAGTAAAGCGCGGCAAGTTGGTTGCCTGA
- a CDS encoding DinB family protein, with amino-acid sequence MNIPTHFAGRILLCCAVAAAPAFAFAQAAAPSKPAVGTQMTPSATYDKLLSGMEKEFVDAAEAMPEDKFNFAPPASAGDFKGVRSFGGQVKHVAEANYYFFGGGMSEADMKAKSDAIEKLTAKADIIQALKDSFTQAHTFIGGITPENAFVMTASGTRGGMSAFGIAHLMDHYGQMVVYLRMNGIVPPASRGSM; translated from the coding sequence ATGAACATCCCCACACATTTTGCCGGTCGCATCCTGTTGTGTTGCGCCGTTGCTGCGGCTCCGGCCTTTGCTTTTGCTCAAGCTGCGGCGCCGTCCAAGCCAGCGGTCGGCACGCAGATGACACCGTCAGCCACTTACGACAAGCTGCTCTCCGGCATGGAGAAGGAATTTGTAGATGCCGCTGAGGCCATGCCCGAAGACAAATTCAATTTTGCGCCGCCAGCTAGCGCGGGAGATTTCAAAGGCGTGCGTTCCTTCGGTGGCCAGGTCAAGCACGTTGCCGAGGCCAACTATTACTTCTTTGGCGGCGGCATGTCCGAAGCCGATATGAAGGCCAAGTCAGACGCCATCGAAAAGCTGACTGCGAAGGCCGACATCATTCAGGCGTTGAAAGACTCGTTCACGCAGGCGCACACCTTTATTGGTGGGATCACACCTGAGAATGCCTTCGTGATGACGGCCAGTGGCACGCGGGGTGGGATGTCTGCATTCGGCATCGCGCACCTGATGGACCACTACGGCCAGATGGTGGTTTATCTGCGCATGAACGGCATCGTACCGCCGGCTAGCCGCGGCAGCATGTAA
- a CDS encoding ABC transporter permease, producing the protein MARGQTRESVKMALDTVRTNKLRSGLTILGIVIGVTTVITISSVITGLNNRVNDWVTSMGSNVFWVFHMPLIGVRPTTEMLTRKKLNLDDVIALRTLPHVLAVDGTYEHVNQQFHVGDVSVKYNGKKVAGAFLAGSTAELERVSELTMKEGRFWTDGEDERHAHVCVVAHDTAEELFGDTDPIGKDVNVASSLFTVIGVLEKRKQPFGSGKNPGDNGVFFPLGIFHSLYPELKDMYISVKYDDPKNKSLVEEEIREMMRVRRKVRADKPDNFEIFGPDSISKLWNQLTGGLVLFMIAVSSVGLMVGGVGVMNIMLVSVTERTREIGVRKAIGATKRALLLQFTTEAVTLTALGGVFGILLGAVFTWIIYFLPIGLPAAMSTVWVVTGFCVSCAIGLIFGIYPAWKAANLDPIEALRYE; encoded by the coding sequence ATGGCCAGGGGACAGACGCGCGAATCCGTCAAGATGGCTCTCGATACGGTGAGAACCAACAAGCTTCGGTCGGGACTGACGATTCTCGGTATCGTTATCGGAGTCACCACCGTCATCACCATCTCCTCGGTGATCACTGGGCTCAACAACCGTGTGAATGACTGGGTCACCTCGATGGGTTCCAACGTCTTCTGGGTATTTCACATGCCGCTCATTGGCGTGCGGCCTACGACCGAGATGCTTACCCGCAAGAAACTGAACCTGGATGATGTGATTGCGCTGCGCACGCTGCCCCACGTGTTGGCCGTTGACGGCACGTATGAGCATGTCAATCAGCAGTTCCACGTGGGCGACGTCAGCGTGAAATACAACGGCAAAAAGGTGGCGGGCGCTTTCCTTGCGGGTTCAACCGCAGAGTTGGAGAGAGTTTCGGAACTCACCATGAAAGAAGGTCGATTCTGGACCGATGGTGAAGACGAGCGCCACGCGCATGTCTGCGTGGTGGCCCACGACACTGCGGAAGAACTGTTTGGAGACACAGATCCGATCGGCAAGGACGTGAATGTCGCTTCCAGTCTTTTCACAGTGATTGGCGTACTGGAAAAGCGCAAGCAGCCCTTCGGCTCCGGCAAAAACCCGGGGGACAACGGCGTCTTCTTCCCCCTCGGTATCTTTCATAGCCTGTATCCCGAACTGAAGGACATGTATATCAGCGTGAAATACGACGACCCGAAGAATAAATCGTTGGTCGAAGAAGAGATCCGCGAGATGATGCGTGTTCGCCGCAAGGTGAGAGCCGACAAGCCGGATAACTTTGAGATCTTCGGGCCCGACTCCATCTCGAAGTTGTGGAACCAGCTCACCGGCGGGCTGGTCCTTTTCATGATCGCGGTCTCGAGTGTGGGTCTCATGGTGGGTGGCGTGGGCGTGATGAATATCATGCTGGTAAGCGTGACCGAACGCACCCGTGAAATCGGCGTGCGCAAGGCTATCGGCGCCACCAAGCGCGCATTGCTGCTGCAGTTCACGACCGAAGCGGTGACTCTGACTGCCTTAGGGGGAGTCTTCGGCATTCTGCTGGGCGCAGTATTTACGTGGATCATTTACTTCTTGCCGATCGGTTTGCCTGCAGCGATGTCCACAGTGTGGGTGGTCACCGGCTTTTGCGTTTCTTGCGCAATCGGTTTGATCTTCGGCATCTATCCTGCCTGGAAAGCTGCCAACCTTGATCCGATTGAAGCGCTGCGATACGAGTGA
- a CDS encoding ABC transporter permease, which translates to MRGQQAGESVKMALQTIRTNKLRSGLTILGIVIGVTTVITISSVISGLNNRVQEFVSSLGSNVFWVFHMPVIGVRPTTEMLARKKLNFGDVEALRTLPHVVAADGGYQHTKSQFRVGDVAVKYNGKKIAGTILQGSTSQVGMVTDLVFLQGRLWNDAEDQRAEHVVVLGHDTWEELFGEQYAIGKEVNVESGMYTVIGVLDKQKQPFGGGKNPNDNMAYFPLATFHNLHPEDKDMWVSVKYDDPKNKSLVEEEIRELLRVRRKVKVNKDDDFEIFGPDSLSKLWNQLTGGLVLFMIAVSSVGLMVGGVGVMNIMLVSVTERTREIGVRKAIGATKRTLLVQFTTEAVTLCAVGGVIGILLGAIFTWIIYFLPIGLPATMSTMWVLTGFGVSCAIGLIFGIYPAWKAANLDPIEALRYE; encoded by the coding sequence ATGCGAGGTCAACAAGCCGGCGAATCGGTCAAGATGGCTCTTCAAACCATTCGCACAAACAAGCTGCGATCGGGGCTCACCATCCTGGGCATTGTCATTGGTGTGACCACAGTGATCACGATTTCCTCGGTGATCAGTGGGCTTAACAATCGTGTACAGGAATTTGTCAGTTCGCTGGGCAGCAATGTCTTCTGGGTATTTCACATGCCGGTGATCGGCGTGCGTCCCACCACGGAGATGCTGGCTCGCAAGAAGCTGAACTTCGGCGATGTTGAAGCGCTTCGGACGCTGCCGCATGTGGTCGCCGCCGACGGTGGCTATCAGCACACCAAAAGCCAGTTTCGGGTCGGCGATGTCGCCGTTAAATACAACGGAAAGAAAATTGCCGGAACAATCCTGCAGGGTTCGACTTCACAGGTGGGAATGGTGACCGACCTTGTCTTTCTGCAGGGACGGCTTTGGAACGACGCTGAAGATCAGCGGGCAGAGCACGTGGTGGTACTGGGCCACGATACCTGGGAAGAGTTGTTTGGCGAACAGTATGCCATCGGTAAGGAAGTGAATGTCGAGTCCGGGATGTATACCGTGATTGGTGTCCTCGACAAGCAGAAACAGCCATTTGGCGGCGGCAAAAATCCGAACGACAACATGGCATATTTCCCACTTGCGACTTTTCACAATCTTCATCCAGAAGACAAGGACATGTGGGTCAGCGTGAAGTATGACGATCCTAAGAACAAGTCTCTTGTTGAAGAAGAAATTCGAGAGCTATTGCGCGTACGGCGCAAGGTGAAGGTCAACAAAGATGACGACTTCGAGATATTCGGGCCTGATTCGCTGTCGAAATTGTGGAATCAGCTGACCGGCGGCCTTGTTCTTTTCATGATTGCAGTTTCGAGTGTCGGCCTGATGGTGGGCGGCGTCGGTGTGATGAACATCATGCTGGTGAGCGTGACTGAGCGAACGCGTGAGATCGGAGTGCGCAAGGCAATCGGCGCCACCAAGCGAACGCTGCTGGTTCAATTCACGACAGAAGCGGTGACGCTGTGCGCCGTAGGGGGAGTTATCGGCATCCTTCTCGGCGCTATCTTTACGTGGATCATTTACTTCCTGCCCATCGGCTTGCCCGCAACCATGTCGACCATGTGGGTGCTCACGGGATTTGGTGTCTCGTGCGCCATTGGGCTGATTTTCGGAATTTATCCCGCATGGAAGGCCGCGAACCTCGATCCGATCGAGGCTTTGCGGTATGAATGA
- a CDS encoding ABC transporter permease, with the protein MRQFSNLFRNNRAEEDLAREVASHLTLLTDEFVRRGMSPEEARLAASRSYGGVEQAKQAHRDERTMLWIEQTLQDLRYALRMLAKSPGFAAVAILTLALGIGANTAIFSVIDAVLLQSLPVEDPKHLVIFSWSAHNRPKLHGQSSYGDCAEECSLSVPFFETLRSRTNAFSSVAAFAGALEVDFSGNGQADIARGLYVSGDYFSTVGVRTFLGRPLLPTDDALTASPVIVLDYGYWNRAFGADPSAVGRVIRLNNVEAAIVGVSSPGFTSLTPGKRQDFFMPLSLSRQVKSSWWGTRDRLSDASTWWVVAAGRLKPGVSIEQAQTEVNALFRAEVLHGAKPAFTEADDPAMRLLPGREALNGESRQIAPMLNLIMVAVGLVLAIACANVAGLILSRSTKRQKELAVRQALGAGRARIARQLLTESVLLSVAGGALGILLALWGVDAITTFVSSGLDQPFPFTIHLDWRVLSFTTGITLTTGVLCGLVPTLRGSRVDITPSLRENSSSIPGGALQAGRRFRLGDALVVAQVALSIVVLVGAGLMVRTLRMIQAVNPGFDTQNILLFGINPGLAGYKDERTAQLYRQLQERFASLPGVVSASYSESALLSRSWSGTDIHLDGAPPKTNIDTSTLAVGSDFFSMMRIPILVGRPFTATDFAAAEKTSAVMTAAAEAAAASSSSGGARTAASVHPQTESPVAPVPVIVNHAFVQKFFPHQDAVGRHMGDAQEDEPATGPQPGYRIVGIVSDTRYDQLQSDIRPIMFVPLVGNGAHFELRASGDPNALVNQVRRIVAGLDNNLPLFEVRTQTQQIDQALFQQRLMSRLSSFFAGLALVLACIGLYGLLSYEVARRTRELGIRMALGAQRRDLMRLVIRHGLVLAFIGATIGTGASMAANRLMTSLLYGVRPNDPVTFATVSILLALVAVAACLIPAQRAMRIDPMIALREE; encoded by the coding sequence TTGAGACAGTTCTCGAATCTCTTTCGCAACAATCGTGCGGAGGAGGATTTGGCGCGCGAGGTCGCATCGCACCTGACTTTGCTGACGGATGAATTTGTTCGTCGCGGCATGTCGCCGGAAGAAGCGCGGTTAGCGGCGAGTCGCTCATACGGCGGCGTTGAACAAGCTAAACAGGCGCATCGCGATGAACGAACGATGCTCTGGATTGAGCAGACCTTGCAGGATCTGCGTTACGCGCTCCGCATGTTGGCAAAGTCGCCAGGCTTTGCCGCCGTTGCCATTCTCACGCTCGCTCTCGGCATCGGAGCAAATACCGCAATCTTCAGCGTCATTGACGCGGTGCTGTTGCAATCTCTCCCCGTCGAAGATCCGAAACACCTGGTGATCTTCAGCTGGTCAGCTCACAATAGGCCGAAATTACACGGACAAAGCAGCTATGGCGACTGTGCTGAAGAATGCTCGCTCTCGGTCCCGTTTTTTGAGACTCTGCGCAGCCGCACGAACGCATTCTCCAGTGTGGCCGCATTCGCCGGCGCTCTTGAAGTGGATTTCAGCGGTAACGGTCAAGCAGATATCGCGCGTGGACTCTATGTTTCAGGCGACTATTTCTCAACGGTTGGCGTGAGGACATTTCTCGGACGTCCGCTGCTCCCCACAGATGACGCACTTACTGCATCTCCCGTGATCGTTCTGGACTATGGCTATTGGAACCGCGCGTTCGGCGCAGACCCATCCGCAGTGGGACGTGTGATCCGCCTCAACAACGTCGAAGCTGCCATCGTAGGTGTCTCCAGTCCCGGCTTTACAAGTCTCACGCCCGGCAAGCGCCAGGACTTCTTCATGCCTCTTTCACTCTCGCGGCAGGTGAAAAGCTCATGGTGGGGTACGCGTGACAGGCTCTCGGATGCATCTACGTGGTGGGTCGTGGCCGCTGGCCGCCTCAAACCTGGAGTTTCTATAGAGCAGGCCCAAACTGAGGTCAACGCCCTGTTCCGCGCCGAAGTGCTGCATGGAGCCAAGCCGGCCTTCACTGAAGCTGACGATCCCGCGATGCGACTGTTGCCCGGGCGCGAGGCCCTCAACGGCGAAAGTAGACAGATCGCTCCCATGCTCAATCTCATCATGGTCGCGGTTGGCCTCGTTCTCGCGATCGCCTGCGCCAACGTCGCCGGTCTCATCCTTTCTCGCTCGACCAAGCGTCAGAAAGAATTGGCAGTGCGTCAGGCACTTGGCGCTGGACGCGCCCGCATCGCCCGCCAACTTCTCACTGAGAGCGTTCTGCTTTCGGTCGCCGGTGGTGCGCTTGGCATTTTGCTGGCCCTCTGGGGCGTCGATGCCATCACCACGTTTGTGTCCAGCGGCCTCGACCAGCCCTTCCCGTTCACCATTCATCTCGATTGGCGCGTGCTGTCGTTCACTACCGGGATCACGCTCACCACCGGTGTTCTATGTGGACTTGTCCCGACCCTGCGAGGATCTCGCGTTGACATCACCCCATCGCTCCGTGAAAACTCCTCGTCCATTCCGGGCGGAGCCCTGCAAGCTGGAAGGCGCTTCAGGCTCGGCGACGCACTGGTCGTAGCACAGGTTGCGCTGTCAATCGTGGTCCTGGTTGGCGCGGGATTAATGGTTCGCACCCTCAGAATGATCCAGGCAGTGAATCCAGGATTCGATACACAAAACATCCTCTTGTTCGGCATCAATCCAGGCCTGGCCGGATATAAGGATGAACGAACCGCGCAGCTCTACCGTCAATTGCAGGAACGATTCGCTTCGTTGCCCGGTGTTGTCTCTGCCAGTTATTCCGAAAGTGCGCTATTGAGTCGAAGTTGGTCTGGCACGGATATTCACCTGGACGGCGCCCCTCCCAAAACCAATATCGATACATCGACTCTCGCGGTTGGATCCGATTTTTTCTCGATGATGCGCATTCCTATTTTGGTAGGGCGCCCGTTTACAGCAACGGATTTCGCCGCGGCGGAGAAGACGAGCGCGGTGATGACGGCTGCCGCTGAAGCAGCCGCGGCATCAAGCAGTTCAGGAGGCGCGCGCACAGCCGCTTCTGTGCATCCGCAGACGGAATCTCCAGTGGCTCCCGTTCCCGTAATCGTCAACCACGCTTTTGTGCAAAAATTTTTCCCGCATCAGGACGCCGTCGGCAGGCATATGGGCGACGCGCAGGAAGATGAACCTGCAACTGGTCCTCAGCCCGGCTACCGCATCGTCGGCATCGTCAGCGATACCAGGTACGATCAGTTGCAGAGCGACATTCGACCCATCATGTTCGTGCCGCTGGTGGGTAATGGCGCCCACTTTGAGCTGCGTGCCAGCGGCGACCCCAACGCGCTTGTGAATCAGGTGCGGCGCATTGTGGCGGGGCTGGACAACAATCTGCCGCTCTTCGAGGTGCGAACTCAGACTCAGCAGATTGATCAAGCTCTTTTTCAGCAACGATTGATGTCACGACTGTCGAGCTTTTTCGCAGGCCTGGCGTTGGTGCTGGCTTGCATCGGCCTATATGGATTGCTCTCTTACGAAGTGGCGCGGCGCACCCGCGAACTGGGCATTCGCATGGCTCTCGGCGCGCAACGGCGCGATTTGATGCGGCTGGTGATCCGCCACGGACTGGTACTCGCGTTTATCGGTGCGACCATCGGCACCGGCGCATCGATGGCCGCGAATCGTCTCATGACCAGCTTGCTCTATGGGGTGCGGCCCAACGATCCCGTTACGTTCGCGACTGTTTCGATCCTTCTGGCACTTGTGGCGGTCGCCGCATGTTTGATCCCCGCTCAACGGGCGATGCGGATCGATCCCATGATCGCTCTGCGTGAAGAATGA